Proteins encoded by one window of Microplitis mediator isolate UGA2020A chromosome 1, iyMicMedi2.1, whole genome shotgun sequence:
- the LOC130673506 gene encoding uncharacterized protein LOC130673506, which produces MQTIMKLLVWFSKIEPRRENILDKFEMEIEDKKHFRRMFCIKLSLLTVGGLTAAMTMIHLILGVFHHEAFSNYGITIGISTIVLAKIVPYALFPYNKDSKYPSTIFYAFGVTQLIIVGMVILLLNRLDSFWRGAKSMGDNESQVFTSVFLRFSFFLQCTLVISLNERIKLPTRNDYKLKKKSWEIQKFKPQLHIPFLIIILMLKL; this is translated from the exons ATGCAAACCATAATGAAATTGTTAGTTTGGTTTTCTAAGATTGAACCACGTCGGGAAAATATCTtagataaatttgaaatggAAATCGaggataaaaaacattttcgtCGTATGTTCTGTATCAAACTTTCTCTACTTACCG TGGGTGGTTTGACAGCGGCAATGACAATGATTCACCTAATACTTGGTGTGTTTCACCATGAAGCTTTTTCCAATTATGGTATAACGATAGGTATTTCCACAATCGTTTTAGCAAAGATTGTACCGTATGCTTTATTTCCATATAATAAAGACTCAAAATATCCAAGTACAATTTTCTATGCATTTGG tgtTACTCAACTAATAATAGTCGGTATGGTGATTCTATTATTGAACAGACTGGACTCATTTTGGAGAGGAGCTAAATCCATGGGTGATAATGAAAGTCAAGTTTTCACGTCAGTATTTTTACGGTTTAGTTTTTTCTTACAATGCACATTGGTAATTTCGTTAAACGAAAGAATCAAGCTTCCTACTAGGAAtgattacaaattaaaaaaaaaaagttgggaAATCCAAAAGTTCAAACCTCAATTGCATAttccatttttaattatcattcttATG ttaaaattgtGA
- the LOC130666476 gene encoding uncharacterized protein LOC130666476 has protein sequence MLVDNLKPENLGETLFKFKKMFVLITEVALILLVTNGYKSITDDIIAREEERQIPVAKLTFITYSAYFLATFMVLWAYGRCNTQSTSDLDSENVIKDQEICNPD, from the exons ATGTTAGTTGATAATCTAAAGCCGGAAAATCTAGGCGAAActctttttaaattcaa aAAAATGTTTGTACTTATTACTGAAGTAGCATTAATACTTCTTGTAACTAATGGTTACAAGTCTATAACTGATGATATAATTGCCCGCGAAGAAGAAAGGCAAATACCTGTAGCAAAGTTGACATTTATCACGTATTCTGCATATTTTCTGGCCACCTTCATGGTTTTGTGGGCCTATGGTCGCTGCAATACACAAAGTACCAGTGATTTGGATTCTGAGAACGTTATTAAAGATCAAGAAATTTGtaaccctgattaa